In one window of Duganella dendranthematis DNA:
- a CDS encoding ABC transporter ATP-binding protein, giving the protein MTIERAAEPFLLIRNLVKEFDGVRAVNDVSVAINKGEIFALLGSSGCGKSTLLRMLAGFETPTTGSITLAGQDIVSVPPYQRPINMMFQSYALFPHLSVWDNIAFGLRRDGLPKDEIAARVEKMLALVQLTEYAKRKPHQLSGGQQQRVALARSLAKRPQLLLLDEPLGALDKKLRERTQMELVSIIEEVGVTCVMVTHDQDEAMSMATRIAVMSAGRILQVGAPADIYETPNCRFVADFIGSVNLFNGSVTEDEPDHVIIDTPQGKHYITHGITGTMGMPVSVAVRPEKIAVQAEAPTLEQRATAAEHGYNCVQGVITGVSYFGNETSYHITLDGGMVVKVSRTNAARHDDAALKRDQRVYAWWDGADVVVLTS; this is encoded by the coding sequence ATGACCATAGAGCGAGCTGCTGAACCTTTCCTCCTGATCCGCAACCTGGTTAAGGAATTCGATGGCGTCCGTGCCGTCAATGACGTATCGGTGGCGATCAACAAGGGCGAAATCTTCGCACTGCTGGGCAGCTCGGGCTGCGGCAAGTCCACCCTGTTGCGCATGTTGGCCGGCTTTGAAACGCCGACTACCGGCAGCATTACGCTGGCGGGCCAGGACATCGTCAGCGTGCCGCCTTACCAGCGCCCGATCAACATGATGTTCCAGTCGTACGCGCTGTTTCCGCACCTGTCGGTATGGGACAACATCGCCTTCGGCCTGCGCCGCGACGGCCTGCCGAAAGACGAAATCGCCGCGCGCGTCGAAAAGATGCTGGCGCTGGTCCAGCTGACCGAGTATGCCAAGCGCAAGCCGCACCAACTTTCCGGCGGCCAGCAGCAGCGCGTGGCGCTGGCGCGTTCGCTGGCCAAGCGTCCACAGTTGCTGCTGCTGGACGAGCCGCTCGGCGCGCTGGATAAGAAGCTGCGCGAACGCACGCAGATGGAACTGGTCTCCATCATCGAGGAAGTTGGCGTGACCTGCGTGATGGTCACCCACGACCAGGACGAAGCCATGAGCATGGCCACGCGCATCGCCGTCATGAGCGCGGGCCGCATCCTGCAGGTCGGCGCGCCGGCGGATATTTACGAAACGCCGAACTGCCGCTTCGTCGCCGACTTTATCGGCAGCGTGAACCTGTTCAACGGCAGCGTGACGGAAGATGAGCCAGACCACGTGATTATCGATACGCCGCAAGGCAAGCATTACATCACCCACGGCATTACCGGCACCATGGGCATGCCGGTGTCGGTGGCCGTGCGGCCGGAGAAGATCGCCGTGCAGGCCGAAGCGCCAACGCTGGAGCAGCGCGCCACGGCGGCCGAACATGGCTACAACTGCGTCCAGGGCGTGATCACCGGGGTTTCCTACTTCGGCAACGAGACCAGCTACCACATCACGCTCGATGGCGGCATGGTGGTCAAGGTATCGCGCACCAATGCGGCGCGCCACGACGATGCGGCGCTCAAGCGTGACCAGCGCGTCTATGCGTGGTGGGACGGCGCCGACGTTGTCGTGCTGACCAGTTAA
- a CDS encoding ABC transporter permease subunit, whose protein sequence is MNFLKNLFRRPGRSLVIGVPFVWLTFAFLIPFLIVLRISFVDLDSGDGGPFGTLMTIADGVLTLKIKIANYLFIAQDELYALTYLNSLKFAAITAALCLFIGYPFAYFMARAKPAARPVLLMLVMMPFWTSFLLRIYAWKGILANNGILNSFLLNLGVISEPLHLMNTQFSLIIGMVYAYLPFMILPLYANLVKMDVRFLEAAADLGATPWQTFWRITVPLSKSGIIAGTMLVFIPAVGEYVIPELLGGPETLMIGRQLWDEFFTNNDWPLASAVTVVVILFILVPMAIFNKYKADQEARK, encoded by the coding sequence ATGAACTTCCTCAAGAACCTGTTCCGCCGGCCGGGCCGCAGCCTGGTCATCGGCGTGCCGTTTGTCTGGCTGACGTTTGCCTTCCTGATCCCGTTCCTGATCGTGCTGCGCATCAGTTTCGTGGATCTGGACAGCGGCGACGGCGGCCCGTTCGGCACCTTGATGACAATAGCCGACGGCGTACTGACGCTAAAGATCAAGATCGCCAACTACCTGTTCATCGCACAGGATGAGCTGTATGCGCTGACCTATCTGAACTCGCTCAAGTTCGCGGCCATCACGGCGGCGCTGTGCCTCTTCATCGGCTATCCGTTCGCCTACTTCATGGCGCGCGCCAAGCCGGCCGCGCGTCCGGTGTTGCTGATGCTGGTGATGATGCCGTTCTGGACCTCCTTCCTGCTGCGTATCTACGCGTGGAAGGGCATCCTGGCCAACAACGGTATCCTTAATAGCTTCCTGCTGAACCTCGGCGTGATTTCGGAGCCGCTGCACCTGATGAACACCCAGTTCTCGCTGATCATCGGCATGGTGTACGCCTACTTGCCGTTCATGATCCTGCCGCTGTACGCCAACCTGGTGAAGATGGACGTGCGCTTCCTGGAAGCGGCGGCCGACCTGGGGGCGACGCCGTGGCAAACCTTCTGGCGCATCACGGTGCCGCTGTCGAAGTCCGGCATCATCGCTGGCACCATGCTGGTGTTTATCCCTGCGGTAGGCGAGTACGTGATTCCCGAGCTGCTGGGCGGTCCGGAAACGCTGATGATCGGCCGCCAGCTGTGGGACGAGTTCTTTACCAATAACGATTGGCCGCTGGCGTCCGCCGTGACGGTGGTGGTGATCCTGTTCATTCTGGTGCCGATGGCGATCTTCAATAAATACAAGGCAGACCAGGAGGCGCGCAAATGA
- a CDS encoding nitrate reductase, producing MNLSTDHLAIRTTCAYCGVGCGVQATPRDDGTFAITGDKLHPANKGRLCVKGSTLGETVGLEGRLLYPQVREADGLRRVSWDDALGKVADAWKDIIAEHGPDAVALYVSGQLLTEDYYVANKLMKGYIGSANIDTNSRLCMSSAVAGYKRAFGEDLVPVCYDDLELADMVVLVGSNTAWCHPILFQRILKAKETRPEMKLVVIDPRRTATCELADLHLPVKAGTDVWLFNGLLSYLSRIGAVNPRFIGEHTNGFDAALDVANADCADPAVVAKICRIELPLLLEFYELFAATRKTITAYSMGVNQSSAGTDKANAIINCHLIGGRIGKPGMGPFSITGQPNAMGGREVGGLANMLAAHMDLERAEHRDVVQTFWESPAIADKGGLKAVDLFKAIEEGKVKSVWVIATNPVVSMPDADQVRRALDKCELVVSSDIMQDTDTTAYADVLLPALGWGEKDGTVTNSERRISRQRAFLQAPGEALPDWQILSLFAQRMGYTGFDFCGQHGVFDEHARLSGFRNAIGDVPRAFDMSGLAGLNQRDYDDLEPAQWPVLRNAAGELQTEVRLFKDGVFAHADGKARFVATAPRLPRHAVSEDYPLSLNTGRVRDQWHTMTRTGKSATLADHIAESFVDMHPQDALLSGVKEGELARVTSEWGAMVARVQHGGGIPRGSVFIPIHWSGQTASDARVGAVVNPVVDPVSGEPEFKHTPVRVEQFRVNWHGFILSRDEVNLDSIAHWTRIQGREFARYELAGRNTIKDHAAWARALLGVEDRDADWLEYEDKTAGVYRAVHVVDDRIAQCIFLSPRQDMPSRAWLASLFAREQLSEIDRVGLLVGMPVEKGADTGPTVCSCFGVGRNTICNAIIEKDLKTVPEVTACLKAGGNCGSCVPEIKKILVQTRVEAEEARL from the coding sequence TTGAACCTGTCCACCGACCATCTGGCTATCCGCACCACTTGCGCATACTGCGGCGTGGGCTGCGGCGTACAGGCCACACCCCGGGACGATGGCACCTTCGCTATCACCGGCGACAAGCTGCACCCGGCGAACAAGGGCCGCCTGTGCGTAAAAGGTTCCACGCTGGGTGAGACCGTCGGGCTGGAAGGCCGTCTGCTGTATCCACAGGTGCGCGAGGCCGACGGCCTGCGCCGCGTGTCGTGGGACGACGCGCTGGGCAAAGTCGCGGACGCGTGGAAGGACATCATCGCCGAGCATGGACCGGATGCGGTGGCGCTGTACGTCTCCGGCCAGCTGCTGACGGAAGACTACTACGTCGCCAATAAGCTAATGAAGGGCTACATCGGCAGCGCCAACATCGACACCAACTCGCGCCTGTGCATGTCGTCCGCCGTGGCGGGCTACAAGCGCGCCTTCGGCGAAGACCTGGTGCCGGTCTGCTACGATGACCTGGAACTGGCCGACATGGTGGTGCTGGTCGGCTCCAACACCGCGTGGTGCCATCCGATCCTGTTCCAGCGCATCCTCAAGGCCAAGGAAACGCGGCCCGAGATGAAACTGGTGGTGATCGATCCGCGCCGCACCGCCACCTGCGAGCTGGCCGACCTGCACCTGCCGGTCAAGGCGGGCACCGATGTGTGGCTCTTCAATGGCTTGCTGAGTTATTTGTCGCGTATCGGCGCCGTTAATCCACGCTTCATCGGTGAGCATACTAACGGCTTTGACGCCGCGCTGGACGTGGCCAATGCCGACTGCGCCGATCCCGCCGTGGTGGCGAAGATCTGCCGTATCGAACTGCCGCTGCTGCTGGAGTTCTACGAACTTTTTGCCGCCACCCGCAAGACCATCACCGCCTATTCGATGGGCGTCAACCAGTCGTCGGCCGGCACCGACAAGGCCAACGCCATCATCAACTGTCACCTGATCGGTGGCCGCATCGGCAAGCCGGGTATGGGTCCGTTCTCCATCACCGGCCAGCCTAACGCCATGGGTGGCCGCGAAGTGGGCGGCCTTGCCAATATGCTGGCCGCGCACATGGACCTGGAGCGTGCCGAACACCGCGACGTGGTGCAGACCTTCTGGGAGTCGCCAGCCATCGCGGACAAAGGCGGTCTGAAAGCGGTGGACCTGTTCAAGGCGATTGAAGAAGGCAAGGTCAAATCGGTGTGGGTGATCGCCACCAATCCGGTGGTCAGCATGCCGGACGCCGACCAGGTGCGCCGCGCGCTGGATAAGTGCGAACTGGTGGTCTCGTCCGACATCATGCAGGACACCGACACCACCGCTTACGCCGACGTGCTGCTGCCGGCGCTGGGCTGGGGCGAGAAGGACGGCACCGTCACCAACTCCGAGCGCCGCATCTCGCGCCAGCGCGCCTTCCTGCAAGCGCCGGGCGAGGCGCTGCCGGACTGGCAGATCCTTTCGTTGTTCGCGCAGCGCATGGGCTACACCGGTTTCGATTTTTGCGGCCAGCACGGCGTGTTCGATGAACATGCGCGTTTGAGCGGCTTTCGCAACGCCATCGGCGACGTGCCGCGCGCGTTCGATATGTCCGGCCTGGCCGGCCTCAATCAGCGCGATTACGATGACCTGGAACCGGCGCAATGGCCGGTGCTCCGCAACGCCGCCGGCGAGTTACAGACGGAAGTCCGCCTGTTCAAGGATGGCGTGTTCGCCCATGCGGACGGTAAGGCGCGTTTCGTCGCCACCGCGCCGCGCCTGCCGCGCCACGCGGTTAGCGAAGACTATCCGCTGTCGCTCAACACCGGCCGCGTGCGCGACCAGTGGCACACCATGACCCGCACGGGCAAATCCGCCACGCTGGCCGACCACATCGCCGAATCGTTTGTCGACATGCACCCGCAGGATGCGCTGCTCAGCGGCGTGAAAGAGGGCGAACTGGCGCGCGTGACGTCCGAATGGGGCGCGATGGTGGCGCGGGTACAGCATGGTGGCGGCATCCCGCGCGGCAGCGTGTTCATTCCGATCCACTGGAGCGGCCAGACCGCGTCCGATGCGCGCGTGGGCGCGGTGGTCAATCCGGTGGTCGATCCAGTGTCCGGCGAGCCTGAGTTCAAGCACACGCCGGTGCGCGTGGAGCAGTTCCGCGTCAACTGGCACGGCTTCATCCTGAGCCGCGATGAGGTGAACCTCGACAGCATCGCCCACTGGACCCGCATCCAGGGCCGCGAATTCGCGCGCTATGAGCTGGCCGGCCGCAACACCATCAAGGACCATGCCGCATGGGCGCGTGCGCTGCTGGGCGTGGAGGATCGGGATGCCGACTGGCTGGAATACGAAGACAAGACCGCCGGTGTGTACCGCGCCGTGCACGTGGTGGATGACCGCATCGCGCAGTGCATCTTCCTGTCGCCGCGCCAGGACATGCCGTCGCGCGCGTGGCTGGCCAGCCTGTTCGCCAGGGAGCAACTGAGCGAGATTGATCGCGTCGGCCTGCTGGTCGGCATGCCGGTGGAGAAGGGGGCGGATACCGGCCCCACTGTGTGCTCATGCTTCGGCGTCGGCCGCAACACCATCTGCAACGCCATCATCGAGAAAGACCTGAAGACGGTGCCGGAAGTGACGGCCTGCCTCAAAGCCGGCGGCAATTGCGGCTCCTGCGTCCCCGAGATCAAGAAGATTCTGGTGCAGACACGCGTGGAGGCAGAGGAAGCAAGGTTGTGA
- a CDS encoding glutamine synthetase family protein, with the protein MSIRENFSDADMDQWLNDNRVTEIECLVPDLTGVARGKILPRAKFTQDRGMRIPEAVLGMTVTGNYPTENAAYDRAISNTDRDMILRADPGSITTVPWAIDPTAQVIHDCYFADGTLVDFAPRSVLRRVLKLYADKGWKPVVGPELEFYLTEKNIDPDLPLRAPVGRSGRAETTRQVYSIDAVNEFDPLFEDIYDYCALMNLDVDTLIHETGAGQMGLNFQHGDAMALADNVFYFKRTLREAALKHHMYATFMAKPMAGEPGSAMHVHQSVSDAASGRNIFTLADGSPSPQFRHYIGGLQRYTPSAMAILAPYVNSYRRIVRHTAAPINVQWGMDNRTVGFRIPLSGVEQRRVENRIIGADANPYLAMAVTLACGYLGLVDQLEPTPMYSGSAYDHFYELPQGLPEALQLLQREDRLREVLGERFIDVYTAIKELEHQEFMTVISPWEREHLLLHV; encoded by the coding sequence ATGTCTATCCGTGAAAACTTCTCCGATGCTGATATGGACCAGTGGCTCAACGATAACCGAGTCACCGAAATTGAATGCCTGGTGCCCGACTTGACGGGTGTGGCGCGCGGGAAGATCCTGCCGCGCGCCAAATTCACGCAGGACCGCGGCATGCGGATTCCCGAGGCGGTGCTGGGCATGACCGTCACCGGCAACTACCCGACCGAGAACGCGGCTTATGACCGCGCCATCTCCAATACCGACCGCGATATGATCCTGCGCGCGGACCCCGGCAGCATCACCACCGTCCCTTGGGCCATCGACCCGACCGCGCAGGTAATCCACGATTGCTATTTCGCCGACGGCACGCTGGTCGATTTCGCGCCGCGTTCCGTGCTGCGCCGCGTGCTCAAACTGTATGCGGACAAGGGCTGGAAGCCGGTGGTGGGACCGGAGCTGGAGTTCTACCTCACCGAGAAGAACATCGATCCAGATCTGCCGCTGCGCGCGCCGGTGGGCCGCAGCGGCCGCGCCGAAACCACGCGCCAGGTCTACAGCATTGACGCCGTCAACGAATTCGATCCGCTGTTCGAGGATATCTACGACTACTGCGCGCTGATGAATCTCGACGTCGATACGCTGATCCACGAAACCGGCGCGGGCCAGATGGGCCTCAACTTCCAGCACGGCGATGCGATGGCGCTGGCCGACAACGTGTTCTATTTCAAGCGCACCTTGCGCGAAGCGGCGCTGAAACATCATATGTACGCCACCTTCATGGCCAAGCCGATGGCCGGCGAACCGGGATCGGCGATGCATGTGCACCAGAGCGTGAGCGACGCCGCCAGCGGCCGCAATATCTTCACCCTGGCGGATGGCTCGCCGTCGCCGCAGTTCCGCCATTACATCGGCGGCCTGCAGCGCTATACGCCGTCGGCGATGGCGATCCTGGCGCCGTATGTCAATTCGTATCGCCGCATCGTGCGCCACACGGCGGCGCCGATCAACGTCCAGTGGGGCATGGACAACCGCACCGTGGGTTTCCGCATTCCGCTTTCCGGCGTAGAGCAGCGGCGGGTCGAGAACCGCATCATCGGCGCCGACGCTAATCCTTACCTGGCCATGGCGGTCACGCTGGCCTGCGGCTACCTTGGTCTGGTGGACCAGCTGGAGCCCACGCCGATGTATTCCGGCAGCGCCTACGACCACTTCTACGAACTGCCGCAAGGCCTGCCGGAGGCGCTGCAGCTGTTGCAGCGCGAAGACCGGCTGCGCGAAGTGCTGGGCGAGCGCTTTATCGATGTCTACACGGCGATCAAGGAACTGGAGCACCAGGAGTTCATGACGGTGATCTCGCCGTGGGAGCGGGAACACTTGTTGCTCCACGTTTGA
- a CDS encoding ABC transporter permease, producing the protein MTQFLHRWFGRGWLSLGYLFLYIPIVVLVVFSFNSSRQDMVWSGFSLQWYAALASDTEIISGFGLSLRIALLTACGSVVLGTFAAFVLDRYQRFKGRTLFTGMVSAPLVMPEVIIGLSLLLMLVSVQKMFGFPERGLVTIWLGHTLLGMAYATVVIQSRLQEMNKSLEEAAMDLGCRPFQVFFLVTLPNIKQALGSAWLLTFTLSLDDVVLSAFLSGPGSSTMPIVIFSRARLGLDPRVNAVAALTILVVSIGVIASSLYIARAERLRSKQLAAAAKG; encoded by the coding sequence ATGACCCAGTTTCTGCATCGTTGGTTTGGGCGTGGCTGGCTGTCCCTGGGCTATCTGTTCCTGTATATCCCCATCGTGGTGCTGGTGGTGTTTTCGTTTAACAGCTCGCGCCAGGATATGGTGTGGAGTGGCTTTTCGCTGCAATGGTATGCGGCGCTGGCCAGCGACACGGAGATCATCAGCGGCTTCGGGCTGTCGCTGCGCATTGCGCTGCTGACGGCCTGCGGGTCGGTCGTCCTTGGCACGTTCGCGGCGTTTGTGCTCGACCGCTACCAGCGCTTCAAGGGCCGCACGCTGTTCACCGGCATGGTCAGCGCGCCGCTGGTCATGCCGGAGGTGATCATCGGCCTGTCGTTGTTGCTGATGCTGGTGTCGGTGCAGAAGATGTTCGGCTTTCCGGAGCGCGGGCTGGTGACCATCTGGCTGGGGCACACCTTGCTGGGCATGGCCTACGCGACGGTGGTGATTCAATCGCGTTTGCAGGAGATGAACAAGTCGCTGGAAGAAGCAGCGATGGATCTGGGTTGCCGTCCGTTCCAGGTGTTCTTTCTGGTGACGCTGCCGAACATCAAACAGGCATTGGGCTCGGCGTGGCTGTTGACGTTCACGCTGTCGCTGGACGATGTGGTGTTGTCTGCGTTCCTGTCCGGCCCCGGCTCGTCGACCATGCCGATCGTGATCTTCTCGCGTGCGCGCCTCGGTCTCGATCCGCGCGTTAATGCGGTGGCGGCGCTGACCATCCTGGTGGTGTCGATCGGCGTGATCGCCTCCAGCCTGTATATCGCCCGCGCCGAGCGCCTGCGCTCGAAGCAGCTGGCGGCTGCGGCCAAGGGTTAG
- a CDS encoding MFS transporter translates to MKNMPWRDFVALVASIGVVGLGLGATIPLTALKLDQRGAGTDVIGAITAISAVGILAAAPFVSRWVATHGPRGCMIGAILAAALSTALMETTDNLLAWGLLRFVFGACMGVLFTIGEAWVNNLAPANSRGRVVAIYTTAFTLFQLIGPALVAALAGKVALPFASCGALFLLALPGMLLISGSARGHEDEAPVAWQRILPRMWMIAIGAAFFAMFDTVALSLLPVYAMRHGIPTELAVLSATVVLVGDTALQFAFGWLADHVGRRKVHVGCGVAVCVLLPMLPFAAGTPWLWWTVLLALGAVAGAIYMLSLVACGERFEGQSLVAASAVVNASWGITSAGGPLVTGVLMQTAGVNALPAVLWTGAAIFIASAFLDRTGDRN, encoded by the coding sequence ATGAAGAACATGCCATGGCGAGATTTCGTCGCTTTGGTCGCCAGTATCGGCGTGGTAGGACTGGGTCTGGGCGCGACAATTCCGCTCACCGCGCTGAAATTGGACCAGCGCGGCGCCGGCACGGATGTCATTGGCGCCATTACCGCTATCAGCGCGGTGGGCATCCTGGCGGCCGCGCCGTTCGTCTCGCGCTGGGTGGCCACGCATGGCCCGCGCGGCTGCATGATCGGCGCCATCCTCGCCGCGGCACTATCCACCGCCTTGATGGAGACCACCGACAACCTGCTGGCCTGGGGCCTGCTGCGCTTTGTCTTCGGCGCCTGCATGGGCGTGCTGTTCACCATTGGCGAAGCCTGGGTGAACAACCTGGCGCCGGCGAATTCACGTGGGCGAGTGGTGGCTATCTACACCACGGCCTTCACGCTGTTCCAGTTAATCGGGCCTGCATTGGTGGCGGCGCTGGCCGGCAAGGTTGCGCTGCCGTTCGCCTCGTGCGGTGCACTGTTCCTGCTTGCGTTGCCTGGCATGTTGCTCATCAGCGGCAGCGCGCGAGGTCACGAGGACGAAGCGCCGGTGGCCTGGCAGCGCATTCTGCCGCGCATGTGGATGATCGCCATCGGCGCGGCCTTCTTCGCGATGTTCGATACTGTGGCACTCAGCCTGCTGCCGGTGTACGCCATGCGTCACGGCATCCCCACCGAACTGGCGGTGCTGTCCGCGACCGTCGTGCTGGTGGGCGACACCGCGCTGCAATTTGCCTTTGGCTGGCTGGCGGACCATGTAGGAAGGCGCAAGGTGCACGTCGGCTGCGGTGTCGCGGTATGCGTGCTGCTACCGATGCTGCCGTTTGCTGCGGGCACGCCGTGGCTTTGGTGGACGGTGCTGCTGGCGCTGGGCGCGGTGGCCGGCGCGATCTACATGCTGTCGCTGGTGGCGTGCGGTGAACGGTTCGAAGGTCAGTCGCTGGTTGCGGCCAGCGCGGTGGTCAACGCCAGCTGGGGCATCACCAGTGCCGGCGGCCCTCTGGTGACAGGAGTGTTAATGCAAACGGCCGGCGTGAATGCACTGCCGGCCGTCCTGTGGACAGGCGCCGCGATCTTCATCGCCAGCGCTTTTTTGGACAGGACCGGGGACAGGAACTAA